From the Leptolyngbya sp. O-77 genome, one window contains:
- a CDS encoding nitrate ABC transporter ATP-binding protein (This model describes the ATP binding subunits of ATP-binding cassette (ABC) transporters for nitrate transport, or for bicarbonate transport, in bacteria and archaea.), with protein sequence MALFVAVDQVEKVFSLSGGGQYVALKGIDLEIRKGEFVSLIGHSGCGKSTLLNMIAGLDLPTDGVVTLEGQKVSRPGPDRMVVFQNYSLLPWLTVRENIALAVDEVLTDLPKAERREIIEQHIHLVGLQHAADKPPAQLSGGMKQRVAIARALAIRPKLLLLDEPFGALDALTRGNLQEQLMKICEENQVTAVMVTHDVDEAVLLSDRIVMLTNGPASKIGGILEVDIPRPRRRMDVVNHPSYYSLRSEIIYFLNQQKRIKKLRAKKTTAIARHGLEKVNLEVGFVPLTACAPLVVAKEKGFFAKHGLDEVSLVRESSWRGIVDGIAGGYLDAAQMPAGMPVWLTVGGHQDTPLPIVSSLTMTRNGNAVTLAKKFYEQGVYTAADFKRMLLESTEQQHTLGMVHPSSMHNLLLRYWLASGGIDPDRDVSLKTIPPAQMIADLKAGTIDGYCVGEPWNLRAAIEDAGFTVATDLEIWQGHPGKVLGVREDWANTHPNTHIALAKALLEACRYCANPDHEPEVRSLLARREYISTNIDYIHLGDPNTFVCNLDRPMREYAHHLFFGDGVNRPSRTEHLWMMTQMARWGEIPFPRNWMEILERVCRVSVFSTAARELGILDIKYHRGPITLFDGMTFDAEDPIAYLNSLDIKRDFSVAEVAIDSRPLVAA encoded by the coding sequence ATGGCTCTCTTCGTTGCAGTTGATCAGGTCGAAAAGGTCTTTTCGCTTTCCGGTGGCGGGCAATATGTCGCGCTGAAGGGCATTGATTTGGAAATCAGAAAAGGTGAGTTTGTTTCGCTGATTGGGCACTCTGGCTGCGGCAAGTCTACGCTGCTGAATATGATTGCGGGGTTGGATTTGCCGACCGATGGTGTGGTGACGCTGGAGGGGCAGAAGGTGTCTCGCCCCGGGCCCGATCGCATGGTGGTGTTTCAGAACTATTCCCTGCTGCCCTGGCTGACGGTGCGTGAAAACATTGCGCTGGCGGTGGATGAGGTGCTGACGGATCTGCCCAAGGCAGAGCGGCGGGAGATTATTGAACAGCATATCCATCTGGTGGGGTTGCAGCACGCAGCCGACAAGCCTCCAGCGCAGCTTTCGGGTGGGATGAAGCAGCGGGTGGCGATCGCCCGTGCCTTGGCCATCCGTCCCAAGCTGCTGCTGCTGGATGAACCCTTTGGCGCACTGGATGCGCTGACTCGCGGCAATCTGCAAGAGCAGTTGATGAAAATCTGCGAGGAAAACCAGGTGACGGCGGTGATGGTGACACATGACGTGGATGAAGCGGTGCTGCTGAGCGATCGCATTGTCATGTTGACCAACGGCCCCGCCTCGAAAATTGGCGGCATCCTGGAGGTAGACATTCCCCGCCCGCGCCGCCGGATGGACGTGGTGAATCACCCCAGCTATTACAGCCTGCGGTCGGAAATCATTTACTTCCTGAATCAGCAGAAACGGATCAAGAAGCTGCGGGCGAAGAAAACGACGGCGATCGCCCGTCATGGTTTAGAAAAGGTCAACCTGGAAGTGGGCTTTGTGCCGCTGACGGCCTGTGCGCCGCTGGTGGTGGCTAAAGAAAAGGGCTTCTTTGCCAAGCACGGGCTGGACGAGGTGTCGCTGGTGCGCGAAAGTAGCTGGCGCGGCATTGTGGACGGCATCGCGGGCGGCTATCTGGATGCGGCTCAAATGCCTGCGGGAATGCCCGTCTGGCTGACGGTCGGCGGACATCAAGACACGCCATTGCCGATTGTGTCGTCGCTCACGATGACCCGCAACGGCAACGCCGTCACCCTTGCCAAAAAGTTCTACGAACAGGGCGTGTATACTGCGGCAGACTTTAAGCGGATGCTGCTGGAATCGACCGAGCAGCAGCACACCCTGGGCATGGTGCATCCGTCCTCGATGCATAACTTACTCTTGCGCTACTGGCTGGCATCCGGTGGCATCGATCCGGATCGCGACGTGTCGCTGAAGACGATTCCCCCCGCGCAGATGATTGCGGATTTGAAAGCCGGAACGATCGACGGCTACTGCGTGGGCGAACCCTGGAATCTGCGGGCTGCTATCGAAGACGCGGGCTTCACTGTGGCGACCGACCTGGAAATTTGGCAGGGGCATCCCGGCAAAGTGCTAGGCGTGCGCGAAGACTGGGCGAATACGCATCCGAACACGCACATTGCGCTGGCGAAAGCACTTTTGGAAGCCTGTCGGTATTGCGCCAATCCAGATCATGAACCAGAAGTGCGATCGCTCTTGGCCCGTCGGGAATATATCAGCACGAACATCGACTACATCCATTTGGGCGACCCCAATACATTCGTTTGCAATCTAGATCGGCCCATGCGCGAGTATGCCCATCACCTGTTTTTTGGTGACGGTGTGAATCGGCCCAGCCGGACTGAGCATCTGTGGATGATGACGCAAATGGCCCGCTGGGGCGAAATTCCGTTTCCACGCAACTGGATGGAAATTCTGGAGCGCGTCTGTCGCGTGAGTGTATTCAGCACTGCCGCCCGCGAACTGGGCATTTTGGACATCAAGTATCATCGCGGGCCAATCACCCTATTTGATGGCATGACGTTTGATGCCGAAGATCCGATTGCTTATCTAAACAGTCTCGACATCAAGCGTGACTTCAGCGTTGCCGAAGTCGCAATCGATTCGCGCCCGCTCGTTGCGGCTTAG
- the ntrB gene encoding nitrate ABC transporter permease: MAVGIHSRSRATGWQKAMQSLMKGSASNFILPVLGILAFLIVWQILSSTGLIALPGPLQVITDERSRYLITHPFYYNSDLDQGLFRQTMISLGRVARGYIAAAIVGITLGIIVGSNKVIDKSLDPLFQFLRMVAPLAWVPIALAALRQNEPAALFVIFITAIWPILINTAVGVREIPQDYKNVARVLQISKQKYFFKVLLPSALPYIFTGLRIAIGLAWLAIIAAEIVMSGVAGIGFFIWDAYQQNYVTEIIVAVIYIGAVGLALDRLMAFIQRKIVPSA, translated from the coding sequence ATGGCGGTTGGTATTCATTCTCGCTCTCGTGCTACGGGTTGGCAAAAAGCGATGCAGTCTTTGATGAAAGGCTCTGCGTCAAATTTTATCTTACCTGTTCTGGGTATTTTGGCATTTCTGATCGTTTGGCAGATTCTTTCCAGCACTGGCTTGATTGCCCTACCGGGGCCGCTTCAGGTGATCACGGATGAACGCAGTCGTTATCTGATTACGCACCCGTTCTATTACAACAGTGATTTGGATCAGGGCTTGTTTCGGCAGACGATGATCAGCCTGGGCCGCGTGGCAAGGGGATATATTGCAGCGGCGATTGTCGGAATCACACTGGGCATCATCGTGGGCAGCAACAAGGTAATTGATAAGTCGCTCGATCCCCTTTTTCAGTTTTTGCGAATGGTGGCGCCGTTGGCCTGGGTTCCTATTGCTTTGGCGGCACTCCGGCAAAACGAGCCTGCCGCGCTATTTGTGATTTTTATTACGGCAATCTGGCCGATTTTGATCAACACGGCGGTCGGCGTGCGCGAAATTCCTCAAGACTACAAAAACGTGGCTCGCGTGCTGCAAATTTCTAAGCAAAAGTATTTCTTTAAGGTGCTGCTGCCGTCGGCGCTGCCCTATATTTTCACCGGGTTGCGGATTGCCATCGGTCTGGCTTGGCTGGCGATTATTGCCGCAGAAATTGTGATGTCAGGTGTGGCAGGAATTGGCTTCTTTATCTGGGATGCGTACCAACAGAACTACGTGACTGAAATCATTGTGGCGGTAATCTACATTGGCGCGGTTGGTCTGGCGCTCGATCGCCTGATGGCCTTCATTCAGCGCAAGATTGTGCCAAGTGCCTAG
- a CDS encoding CmpA/NrtA family ABC transporter substrate-binding protein, with translation MSHFSGLSRRKFLFTAGASAAGAVLLKGCTTSSSSNPTAGSGASPAPSPVAANDAPETTKAVLGYIPIVESAPLIIAKQKGFFDKYGMTEVTVAKQANWAGARITSPSVLKQAALTGGQWQMPMPHLIHEGIITLNNQKVPMAVLCQLNTQGNGIAVAGLHQGKGMGLKINDLDYVKSFQSKNGRKFKAAHTFPNVNQDFWIRYWFAASGVDPDKDIELLAVPPAETVQGMRNGTMDAFSTGDPWPYRIVSDGIGFMATLTHEIWKYHPEEYLAIRADWVEKHPKATKAILKAVMEAQQWCDDPANREELVTICAGREFFNTTSEILTPPYKGAYKMGDGKPDFDDINVGPLYWKDPNGNSISYPYKSHDLWFLTESLRWGFHKNALTDLDVAKRMIDEVNREDLWREAAQEAGFTADVPSSTSRGVETFFDGVKFDPENPEAYLKSLKIKAA, from the coding sequence ATGTCTCATTTCTCTGGCTTGTCTCGTCGGAAGTTTCTGTTCACCGCTGGCGCATCAGCCGCTGGTGCAGTATTACTCAAAGGCTGCACAACATCGTCATCTTCTAACCCGACTGCGGGGTCTGGCGCATCGCCAGCGCCTAGCCCCGTCGCAGCCAACGATGCGCCCGAAACCACCAAAGCCGTCCTCGGCTACATTCCGATTGTGGAATCTGCACCGCTAATTATTGCGAAGCAAAAGGGCTTTTTCGATAAGTATGGAATGACCGAGGTGACCGTCGCCAAGCAGGCCAACTGGGCCGGTGCGCGGATAACGTCACCATCGGTTCTGAAGCAGGCGGCATTGACGGGGGGCCAGTGGCAAATGCCCATGCCCCACCTAATTCATGAAGGCATAATCACGCTGAACAATCAGAAAGTGCCGATGGCAGTGCTGTGCCAACTCAATACACAAGGGAATGGCATCGCCGTTGCGGGTCTGCATCAGGGCAAGGGCATGGGCCTCAAAATCAATGACCTGGATTACGTCAAAAGCTTCCAGTCCAAAAACGGGCGCAAGTTCAAAGCAGCCCACACCTTCCCCAATGTGAACCAGGATTTCTGGATTCGCTACTGGTTTGCGGCTAGCGGTGTAGACCCAGATAAGGATATTGAGCTACTGGCTGTGCCTCCGGCAGAAACCGTACAGGGAATGCGGAACGGCACAATGGATGCCTTCAGCACGGGCGACCCCTGGCCCTATCGCATTGTCAGCGATGGGATTGGCTTTATGGCAACGCTGACCCATGAAATATGGAAGTACCACCCAGAGGAGTATCTGGCTATACGGGCGGATTGGGTTGAAAAACACCCGAAGGCCACCAAGGCGATTCTCAAGGCGGTGATGGAGGCGCAGCAGTGGTGTGATGACCCTGCCAATCGCGAGGAACTGGTAACCATCTGTGCGGGCCGCGAGTTCTTTAACACCACGAGCGAAATTCTCACGCCGCCCTACAAAGGCGCGTACAAGATGGGCGATGGCAAGCCAGACTTCGACGACATCAACGTTGGCCCACTCTACTGGAAAGACCCCAACGGCAACAGCATTTCTTACCCCTACAAGAGCCACGACCTGTGGTTCCTGACAGAATCGCTGCGCTGGGGCTTCCACAAAAACGCGCTGACAGATCTGGATGTGGCCAAGCGCATGATCGACGAGGTGAACCGCGAAGACCTGTGGCGCGAGGCTGCCCAGGAAGCTGGATTCACCGCAGACGTGCCCAGTAGCACCAGCCGAGGAGTCGAAACCTTCTTTGACGGCGTGAAATTCGATCCGGAGAATCCCGAAGCCTACCTCAAGAGCCTCAAGATCAAGGCTGCTTAG
- the truB gene encoding tRNA pseudouridine(55) synthase TruB: MDGFLNLHKPAGLTSHDCVARVRRSLKLKRVGHGGTLDPAATGVLPIALGRATRLLQFLRQDKAYRAIARFGLTTTTDDLEGEILAQTPAAHLTRDQIEALLPKFLGTIQQVPPAYSAIQIGGQRLYDLARAGVAVDVPVRTVEVYQIDLLDWRPGDFPEAELAIACGAGTYIRSIARDLGNLLGTGGTLANLIRTQSHGFDLADSLTLEDLAAQAEAGIFEPIPAAIALAHLPALTLAPPDALRWTQGQPIATDPVTDLDAPLRVHDSCNKFLGIGKFRATQQGICLVPWVVLAGQMD, from the coding sequence ATGGACGGTTTTTTGAACCTGCATAAGCCCGCCGGACTAACTTCCCATGACTGCGTGGCGCGGGTGCGGCGATCGCTCAAACTAAAGCGCGTGGGGCATGGCGGCACGCTCGACCCGGCGGCCACGGGCGTATTGCCGATCGCCCTCGGTCGGGCGACGCGGCTGCTGCAATTTTTGCGGCAGGACAAGGCATATCGGGCGATCGCCCGCTTTGGGCTGACCACCACTACTGACGATCTAGAAGGCGAAATTCTCGCTCAAACCCCCGCCGCCCACCTCACCCGCGATCAGATCGAAGCACTGTTGCCCAAGTTTCTCGGCACAATTCAGCAAGTGCCGCCCGCCTACAGCGCCATCCAGATCGGCGGACAGCGGCTCTATGACCTGGCACGAGCAGGCGTTGCCGTAGACGTGCCTGTGCGAACCGTCGAGGTTTACCAGATCGACCTGCTCGACTGGCGACCGGGCGACTTTCCTGAAGCCGAACTGGCGATCGCCTGCGGAGCCGGAACCTACATCCGCTCGATCGCCCGCGACCTGGGCAATCTGCTGGGTACAGGCGGCACGCTGGCTAACCTGATTCGCACCCAGAGCCACGGATTTGACCTGGCAGACAGCCTGACGCTAGAAGATCTGGCGGCACAGGCCGAAGCGGGGATTTTTGAACCCATTCCGGCGGCGATCGCCCTCGCGCACCTGCCTGCCCTCACGCTGGCTCCACCTGACGCACTTCGCTGGACGCAGGGCCAGCCCATCGCCACAGACCCCGTGACCGACCTCGACGCACCGCTGCGAGTTCACGATAGCTGCAACAAGTTTCTGGGCATTGGCAAATTTCGCGCCACCCAGCAAGGCATTTGCCTGGTGCCGTGGGTGGTGCTAGCAGGACAGATGGACTAG